The Amycolatopsis endophytica genome includes the window GGCGAGCGTCAGCGCGCGGCGCTGATCGACGCCCTCAAGTAGGCGTTTCCGCAGGTCGGCGGGAAGTGTTGCGCGAGTGACACTTCCGCTCGCCGACGCCTGAGCGGGCGCACAATGGGGGCGTGGATGCCGTAGAGCTGATCGAGGACTACACGCCGGGCGACTTCTGGTTCGCCACGTCACGGCACACGATCCTCGGCTCCGGCTCACGGCTGACCTTCACCGATACCGACGTGCCGGCGCTCGGTGACGCGGTCCCGGCCGCTCTGGCCGGGTCCCCGGGCTCACTCGCGGTCGGTGTCCTGCCCTTCGACACCACCGCGACGCCCGGGTACCTCGTCGTGCCCTCGGTGGCGCGGGTATCCGGCCCGGCGCATCCCTCGGCCGCTGCGCTGCCCCGGCTGACCATCGACGGCCCGTCCGCGGTCCGGGCCGTGCCGGAGCCGGTCGCCCACGTCGAGGCGGTCGCGCGCGCGGTACGGGCGTTGCAGGACCGCGGCCTCCGCAAGGTCGTGCTCGCCCGCGCGCTGGACCTGGAGTTTCCCGGCGAGGTCCCGGCGAAAGCCGTGCTGCGCAACCTGCTGAAGGACAACTCGCACGGCTACACGTTCGCCGCGGCCCTGCCCGGCGGACGATCACTGCTCGGCGCGACGCCCGAGCTGTTGCTGTCCCGCAGCGGCCGGCGCGTCGTGTCGCACCCCCACGCCGGTTCCGCACCGCGCTCGGCCGACCCGGTCACGGACCGGGAGAACGCGGACCGGTTGTCCTCCTCGCGCAAGGACCACGTCGAGCACGCCGTCCTGAGCGAGGCGATCGTCGAAACGCTGCGGCCGTTCTGCCGCCGGTTGAGCGTGCCGCGCACCCCGTCACTCGTGTCGACGCCGACGATGTGGCACCTGAGCACGATGGTGACCGGGGAGCTGGTCGATCCGGACGTGACCGCCCTGCACCTGGCCGGTGCGCTGCATCCGACGCCCGCGATCTGCGGCTCGCCGACTGTGGAGGCGCGTGAACTCGTCGGCGAGCTGGAGCCGTTCGACCGCGGGTACTACGCCGGGACGGTCGGGTGGATGGATGCCTCCGGGGACGGCGAATGGGCGGTGTCCATTCGTTGTGCGGAGGTTTCTTCCTCGCGGATGCGGTTGTACGCGGGCGGGGGGATCGTGCCTGCTTCGGATCCGAAGGCCGAGTTGGATGAGACCTCGGCCAAGTTCCGGACTTTGCTGCGCGCTATGGGGTTGGAGTAACGCTGCGCGTGCTTGGCGCTACGCGTATCCAGGGCGTCGGCTTCGCAAGCTACGCCCGGGCGCTGGCGCGCCCGGCGGATTGGCCCTGCCGCTCGGGTTGCGG containing:
- a CDS encoding isochorismate synthase, which encodes MDAVELIEDYTPGDFWFATSRHTILGSGSRLTFTDTDVPALGDAVPAALAGSPGSLAVGVLPFDTTATPGYLVVPSVARVSGPAHPSAAALPRLTIDGPSAVRAVPEPVAHVEAVARAVRALQDRGLRKVVLARALDLEFPGEVPAKAVLRNLLKDNSHGYTFAAALPGGRSLLGATPELLLSRSGRRVVSHPHAGSAPRSADPVTDRENADRLSSSRKDHVEHAVLSEAIVETLRPFCRRLSVPRTPSLVSTPTMWHLSTMVTGELVDPDVTALHLAGALHPTPAICGSPTVEARELVGELEPFDRGYYAGTVGWMDASGDGEWAVSIRCAEVSSSRMRLYAGGGIVPASDPKAELDETSAKFRTLLRAMGLE